A DNA window from Patescibacteria group bacterium contains the following coding sequences:
- a CDS encoding radical SAM protein: MQVYQFKMWGKSFAVDIGSGNFFEVDKIAAEAITLLHRYPEREVMHRLSGKYEYESVAVAIRNLSKLKKKRILFSPVQVKNDRDIERKITDVTLNIVNNCNLRCRYCWNQSGAYGGFFTGKQKMEEKVAFKAVNLLIKESKGAKDLVVDFYGGEPLLNFNLIRETVEYCRKIQKKKKINFRFLLATNGTLLTEERAKFLIENGVDIAVSLDGSKKIQDVQRPFPDGRGSFEVIIDNINSLKGKYRRRIVGRATFTPYYTKIISTFKFLRGLGFERIEVCESEKAGYGLESNNQFFFSGPDGLRKLKSLYYNLAIFYTQEIIKGSLAYENTYFNRFFKQLSRLYHIQSVVGTCSAGFSLIAVDMDGSLYPCTAFIGIPECRIGTVNNGINEKKLKNFTAIKISSSDACNKCWARRICRGCGSCYNLNYFANKNLREPNPYYCELFRYKTKLMIAMISEMSKKDPQLLDKVLIPEYYATRGKRKGEKYAKNTLSKASEVSLAFYK, from the coding sequence ATGCAAGTTTACCAATTTAAAATGTGGGGTAAAAGCTTTGCTGTAGATATCGGGAGCGGTAATTTTTTTGAAGTAGATAAGATTGCTGCAGAAGCTATTACTCTATTGCATCGCTATCCTGAAAGAGAAGTAATGCATCGACTCAGCGGGAAATATGAATATGAATCTGTCGCTGTGGCTATCAGGAATTTATCCAAATTAAAGAAAAAAAGAATCCTTTTTTCACCAGTGCAGGTAAAGAATGATAGAGATATTGAAAGGAAGATAACCGATGTTACATTAAATATTGTAAATAACTGTAATCTACGTTGCCGCTATTGTTGGAATCAAAGTGGTGCCTATGGCGGTTTTTTCACAGGCAAACAAAAAATGGAGGAAAAAGTTGCATTTAAAGCAGTAAATCTATTAATCAAGGAGTCAAAAGGTGCTAAAGATTTAGTAGTAGATTTTTATGGAGGCGAACCTCTTTTAAATTTCAACCTTATTAGAGAAACTGTTGAATATTGTAGAAAGATTCAGAAGAAAAAGAAGATTAACTTCCGTTTCTTGCTTGCTACTAATGGAACGCTGCTTACTGAAGAAAGGGCTAAATTTTTAATTGAAAATGGGGTGGATATTGCTGTGAGTCTTGATGGTTCAAAGAAGATTCAGGATGTTCAGCGCCCTTTTCCTGATGGCAGAGGTTCTTTTGAGGTAATAATAGATAATATAAATTCTCTTAAAGGGAAGTATAGAAGGCGCATAGTGGGAAGGGCAACGTTCACTCCTTATTATACCAAAATTATAAGTACATTTAAATTTTTACGCGGTTTAGGATTTGAGCGTATAGAGGTTTGTGAAAGTGAGAAAGCCGGTTATGGATTAGAATCAAATAATCAGTTTTTCTTTTCTGGTCCGGATGGACTACGGAAGCTTAAATCCCTTTACTACAATTTAGCTATTTTTTACACCCAAGAGATTATTAAAGGAAGCTTGGCTTATGAGAATACCTATTTTAATCGTTTCTTTAAACAGCTAAGCCGCTTATATCATATTCAGTCAGTTGTAGGAACTTGTTCTGCGGGTTTCAGTCTTATTGCAGTTGATATGGATGGAAGTTTATATCCTTGCACTGCCTTTATAGGAATTCCAGAGTGTAGAATAGGAACAGTAAATAATGGGATAAATGAGAAAAAACTAAAAAACTTTACAGCTATCAAAATTTCTTCAAGTGATGCCTGCAACAAATGTTGGGCAAGAAGGATTTGTAGGGGTTGCGGTTCTTGTTACAACTTAAATTATTTCGCAAATAAAAATTTAAGAGAACCAAATCCTTATTATTGCGAATTATTTCGTTATAAGACAAAACTTATGATAGCAATGATTTCTGAGATGTCTAAAAAAGATCCTCAACTTTTAGATAAGGTGCTTATTCCAGAATACTATGCCACACGAGGGAAAAGAAAAGGAGAAAAATATGCAAAAAATACTCTTAGTAAGGCCTCCGAGGTATCTCTGGCCTTTTATAAATGA
- a CDS encoding glycosyltransferase family 2 protein — MVSIIIPAYNEKNSIKKVINETAELPIDKEIIVIDDGSVDGTDEIIKNKKVPSFVKKIYFKKNKGKGAAIRAAISHARGEYLVIQDADLEVAPKEILRVLKTAEEEQAEVVYGSRFLYKRNKFPILMLAGNKLVTWFTNILFLSKLTDVETPTKLFRREIISDIGFDSQGFEFEVEITAKLLKRGCRIKEIPVIYQPRSRKEGKKIRWFDGFIAIFTLLKYRILK; from the coding sequence ATGGTTTCTATTATCATCCCCGCATATAATGAAAAGAACAGCATAAAGAAAGTTATAAATGAAACAGCAGAATTACCCATTGACAAGGAAATTATAGTAATCGATGATGGCTCTGTTGATGGCACCGATGAGATAATAAAAAATAAAAAGGTTCCCTCTTTTGTTAAAAAGATTTATTTTAAGAAAAATAAAGGCAAAGGAGCTGCTATTAGAGCAGCTATTTCTCATGCGAGAGGAGAATATCTCGTTATTCAAGATGCTGATTTGGAGGTCGCGCCTAAAGAAATATTAAGAGTTCTAAAGACGGCAGAAGAAGAACAAGCAGAAGTAGTTTATGGTTCACGGTTCTTATACAAAAGGAATAAATTCCCAATATTGATGCTGGCGGGGAACAAATTGGTTACATGGTTTACAAATATATTATTTCTTTCCAAGCTAACGGATGTGGAGACGCCAACTAAACTATTTAGGAGGGAAATTATTAGCGATATAGGCTTTGATTCGCAAGGATTTGAGTTTGAGGTTGAGATAACCGCTAAATTACTGAAGAGAGGGTGTCGGATTAAAGAGATACCTGTTATCTATCAACCACGAAGCAGGAAAGAAGGAAAGAAGATTCGTTGGTTCGACGGTTTTATAGCCATATTTACCCTATTAAAGTATAGGATTCTAAAATGA
- a CDS encoding radical SAM protein — MMRIALLNLPWRQNRRLGVRAGSRWPFTSLPEKDGLIHYIPFPFFLAYAASLLKKEGRKVKLIDAIAEGLGEECLIEKLNSFKPELIVVESSTPSFKNDLRTIHRIYNALPNCRIAICGPHASVFSKESLEEYDVIDYILVGEYEYTLLDLVNCLENSLDLESILGLAYRRGEEVRINNERPSIDNLDSLPWPEREDVPIYKYNDGFASLPSPNVQMWTTRGCPFHCSYCLWPQTMYREHKHRKRSPLAVVEEMECLIRRFNFKAVYFDDDVFNIDREHVLAICNEIIKKKIEIPWAAMARADLMDETLLESMSCAGLCAIKYGIESADQNIVNLCKKNMDLDKAYQAIRLTKKLGIKVHLTFCLGLQGESKQTIQQTVKFIQDSQPDSLQFSFATPFPGTEYFEYIRNKGRLLSEHWPDYDANYKCVVKTQELSNRDLERIRLALNNNFNLQ, encoded by the coding sequence ATGATGCGTATAGCGTTATTGAATCTTCCATGGAGACAGAACCGGCGTTTAGGCGTAAGGGCTGGTTCACGATGGCCATTTACTTCTCTACCGGAGAAAGACGGCCTAATCCATTATATTCCTTTTCCTTTTTTTCTTGCCTATGCTGCCTCGCTCCTGAAAAAAGAAGGCCGAAAGGTTAAATTAATCGATGCCATTGCCGAGGGTCTTGGTGAAGAATGCCTGATTGAAAAGTTAAATTCTTTTAAACCAGAACTTATCGTTGTGGAGAGTTCTACCCCTTCATTTAAGAACGATTTAAGGACTATTCATAGAATCTATAACGCTTTACCCAACTGCCGCATAGCAATATGCGGCCCTCATGCAAGCGTATTCTCTAAGGAAAGTCTCGAAGAATACGACGTTATCGATTATATACTAGTCGGAGAATACGAGTATACTCTATTAGATTTGGTTAATTGTTTAGAAAACAGTTTGGATTTAGAATCGATATTAGGTTTAGCCTATCGCAGGGGTGAGGAAGTTAGGATTAATAACGAAAGGCCCTCTATTGACAACCTGGACAGCTTGCCTTGGCCGGAAAGGGAGGATGTCCCGATCTATAAATATAATGATGGTTTTGCAAGCCTGCCTTCTCCTAATGTGCAGATGTGGACAACTCGGGGATGCCCGTTTCATTGCAGCTATTGCCTTTGGCCGCAAACAATGTATAGAGAGCATAAACACCGCAAAAGAAGCCCTTTAGCTGTCGTAGAAGAGATGGAATGTTTGATTAGGCGATTTAATTTTAAGGCAGTCTATTTTGACGATGATGTATTTAACATTGACAGAGAGCATGTTTTAGCTATTTGTAATGAAATAATAAAGAAAAAGATTGAAATCCCTTGGGCAGCTATGGCAAGGGCTGACCTTATGGATGAGACCCTTTTGGAGTCTATGTCTTGTGCTGGGTTATGCGCTATTAAATATGGCATTGAGTCGGCAGACCAGAATATAGTGAATCTTTGTAAAAAAAATATGGATTTAGATAAAGCGTATCAGGCAATCAGACTCACTAAAAAGTTGGGTATAAAGGTGCATCTAACTTTTTGTCTGGGACTTCAGGGAGAATCAAAACAAACCATCCAGCAGACGGTTAAATTTATTCAAGATTCCCAGCCGGATTCATTGCAGTTTTCTTTTGCCACTCCATTCCCTGGAACCGAATATTTCGAATATATCAGGAATAAAGGAAGGCTGCTTTCGGAACATTGGCCAGACTATGATGCTAATTATAAGTGTGTTGTAAAGACGCAAGAGTTGAGCAATAGAGATTTAGAAAGGATAAGACTTGCTCTCAATAATAATTTTAACCTTCAATAG
- a CDS encoding glycosyltransferase family 2 protein encodes MKLSLYIPCFNAEAYVEEALKGVFKQGLAPDEVIVIDDASTDRTVDIVSRYPVRLIRHTNNAGLASSRNTAIKNTNAEFIAALDADCIPKPDWLESLMKRFDSPKIAGVGGRLLEAHSSSVFDLWRRVHMKQYWIDEQTAPPFLFGSNAVFRRQALVKAGLYNEHLRNNYEDVDICKQLKQEEYTLIYEPKAIAHHLKRDNICSVLNTFWSWNAAYYRDRKYYSNQNNFSCKLKDNIGLANRYIGEDIASDKHELIYLDFLLALHHSLKDFEYFTSQAKQEYLSNPILSFWLSLLDLTLFYHLDFAKKNLSTLMPKINSFLQNFFALNLVLGRFIQERFNSKHFQEILYKHLLLSIYEISDYYLLNKLLNLIDLHPNWHQFCKKEHSNLNTLFLGELSSNFQKWLDGLMFAFPKIVKMIEVSAERTDYDNSIFRKEMSKK; translated from the coding sequence ATGAAACTTAGTCTTTATATCCCTTGTTTTAATGCCGAGGCATATGTAGAAGAAGCGCTTAAAGGAGTGTTTAAGCAAGGCCTTGCCCCCGATGAAGTTATAGTTATAGATGATGCTTCGACGGATAGAACTGTTGATATTGTTTCTCGCTACCCGGTGAGGCTTATCAGACATACAAATAATGCAGGATTAGCAAGTTCCAGAAATACAGCGATAAAAAATACAAATGCGGAATTTATTGCTGCTTTGGATGCGGACTGCATCCCTAAACCTGACTGGCTTGAAAGCCTGATGAAGCGCTTTGATTCACCTAAGATAGCAGGAGTAGGAGGGAGGCTCCTGGAAGCGCATTCTTCTTCGGTATTTGATCTCTGGCGGCGTGTGCATATGAAGCAGTATTGGATTGACGAGCAAACAGCGCCTCCTTTCCTATTTGGTTCAAATGCAGTATTTCGCAGGCAGGCTTTAGTAAAGGCGGGCCTTTATAATGAACACCTCAGGAATAATTACGAGGATGTAGATATATGCAAGCAACTTAAGCAAGAAGAATATACACTTATCTATGAACCTAAAGCAATAGCCCACCATTTAAAACGGGATAATATCTGTTCAGTCCTAAATACTTTTTGGAGCTGGAATGCGGCTTATTACCGGGACAGGAAATATTATTCTAATCAAAACAATTTTTCTTGCAAACTGAAGGATAATATTGGTTTGGCAAATCGGTATATAGGAGAAGACATCGCTTCTGATAAACACGAATTAATTTATTTGGACTTTTTATTAGCCTTGCACCATTCCCTGAAAGATTTTGAGTATTTTACTTCTCAAGCCAAGCAGGAATATTTAAGCAATCCTATTTTGTCCTTTTGGCTCTCTTTGCTGGATTTAACTTTATTTTACCATCTCGATTTTGCCAAAAAGAATTTATCCACATTAATGCCGAAGATAAATTCCTTTTTACAAAACTTTTTTGCTTTAAATCTAGTTTTGGGTAGATTCATTCAGGAGAGATTTAACAGTAAACATTTTCAGGAGATATTATATAAACATCTATTACTTTCTATTTATGAAATAAGCGACTATTATTTATTAAATAAGCTACTAAATCTAATCGACCTGCACCCGAATTGGCATCAATTTTGCAAAAAGGAACACTCCAACCTCAATACTTTATTTTTGGGAGAATTATCTTCTAACTTCCAGAAGTGGTTAGACGGGCTAATGTTCGCTTTCCCGAAAATAGTTAAGATGATTGAAGTTTCTGCAGAAAGAACAGATTATGATAATTCTATTTTTAGAAAGGAGATGTCTAAAAAATGA
- a CDS encoding glycosyltransferase family 2 protein, which translates to MLSIIILTFNSIKYIKPCLDSLLYQDYKDFEAIIVDNSSKDGTVALVKRDYPEVNLIENPRNFGACGARNQAIEASSGEWILILDCDVILEKDFFSKVLKAIGDLSPEIGILQPKILNSDRKTIYSYGIYLSWLRRFYDIGKGKKNCGRFDKSKYIFGACTACALYKKQMLQDIKEDTGYFDERFFFLVEDVDLAWRAQRKGWKALFCPEAICYHYGNSSGTSKKVRQYLCFRNRYYSIIKNEGLKNYSKRVFPLLFYDLPRLLYLVLTNRGTIKALK; encoded by the coding sequence TTGCTCTCAATAATAATTTTAACCTTCAATAGCATAAAATATATCAAACCCTGCTTAGATTCTCTACTTTACCAGGATTACAAAGATTTTGAGGCTATTATTGTAGATAATAGCTCAAAAGACGGTACCGTTGCTTTAGTTAAAAGAGACTATCCTGAAGTTAACTTAATCGAAAATCCAAGAAATTTTGGCGCCTGCGGGGCAAGAAATCAAGCTATTGAAGCCTCCTCAGGCGAATGGATTTTAATCTTAGATTGTGATGTAATTTTAGAAAAAGATTTTTTCTCTAAAGTCCTTAAAGCAATCGGGGATCTCTCTCCTGAAATAGGTATACTGCAGCCAAAAATATTAAATTCTGATAGAAAAACAATTTACTCTTATGGAATATATCTTTCTTGGTTGAGAAGATTCTACGATATTGGGAAGGGAAAAAAGAATTGTGGACGATTTGACAAATCTAAATATATTTTTGGTGCCTGCACAGCTTGCGCACTTTATAAAAAGCAGATGCTCCAAGATATAAAAGAAGATACAGGCTACTTTGATGAAAGGTTTTTCTTTTTAGTTGAAGATGTGGATTTAGCCTGGCGTGCGCAAAGAAAAGGCTGGAAAGCCCTATTTTGCCCGGAGGCTATTTGCTATCATTATGGCAATAGCTCAGGTACATCCAAAAAGGTAAGACAGTATCTTTGCTTTCGCAACCGCTATTATTCCATAATAAAAAATGAAGGTCTTAAGAATTATTCGAAAAGAGTATTTCCTTTATTATTTTATGACTTACCTCGATTACTTTATCTAGTTCTTACTAATAGAGGTACGATAAAAGCCTTAAAATAA
- a CDS encoding radical SAM protein: MQKILLVRPPRYLWPFINESDNFLLPLGLPCIAAAIRAKLPEVEVKIIDCPPLKIGWENLKKILQKEKPDIVGAGEEALYHHEAVRLFKLAKDVNPEAITVAGGHFFSWMVDYSLTNFPIDIIARFEGEQTIVELIDALRNKADLSEIKGIAYKSNGQIIRTPLRALIEDLDTLPLPAYDLMPMGEYSPFGYLWPQSATLEHSRGCIDRCNFCSLWTFWGRQVKVDIEKGNLEVNPKYRSKSVDRMLEEIDIVYQKYNRRYIIWADPTFNVDPEWSDEFCERLLKRNYKDLYWWAFLRADFVLRDERAGILEKMVKAGLVHPLIGVERDCSEDLRKIKKSVYTRELVKEVFLIFKKKYPQVFRQGTFVTCLPFDTKESMLNLVKYAVEIDIDYPAFHPVAPVPGTYLHQEAKQKNLLEEKDFTKYDWSTPVMRSSTGLSGEDFANLNMELNKRYVLYRPHWLVRGLFSRYKHKRGLYWWFFRNTIKMMLLEIRDIILRRKKYKGITGFMRLKRPKWYDN, encoded by the coding sequence ATGCAAAAAATACTCTTAGTAAGGCCTCCGAGGTATCTCTGGCCTTTTATAAATGAATCCGATAATTTCCTTTTACCCCTGGGGTTACCCTGTATTGCCGCAGCCATAAGAGCAAAATTGCCTGAGGTAGAAGTAAAGATTATTGATTGCCCGCCGTTGAAAATAGGGTGGGAAAACTTAAAGAAAATATTGCAAAAAGAGAAACCAGATATAGTAGGAGCTGGGGAAGAAGCACTTTACCATCATGAGGCAGTAAGGTTATTTAAGTTGGCCAAAGACGTAAACCCGGAAGCAATTACAGTTGCCGGCGGCCACTTCTTTTCCTGGATGGTCGATTATAGTTTAACTAACTTTCCAATTGATATCATTGCAAGGTTTGAAGGAGAGCAGACAATAGTAGAATTAATCGATGCGCTCAGGAATAAAGCAGACTTATCTGAAATAAAAGGAATAGCTTATAAAAGTAACGGACAGATAATTAGAACTCCTTTACGAGCTTTAATTGAAGACTTAGACACATTGCCTTTACCGGCTTATGACCTTATGCCAATGGGGGAGTATTCTCCATTCGGCTATCTTTGGCCGCAAAGCGCTACTCTGGAACATTCTCGGGGATGTATAGATAGATGTAATTTTTGTTCTCTCTGGACATTCTGGGGCAGGCAAGTCAAAGTAGATATAGAAAAAGGAAATTTGGAAGTAAATCCGAAATATAGAAGTAAGAGTGTGGATAGGATGTTGGAGGAAATAGATATTGTTTATCAGAAATATAATAGGCGATATATAATCTGGGCTGATCCTACCTTTAATGTGGACCCCGAGTGGTCGGACGAATTTTGCGAAAGACTCCTGAAGAGAAATTATAAAGATCTATATTGGTGGGCATTTTTACGCGCCGACTTTGTTTTAAGAGACGAACGCGCGGGAATTTTAGAAAAGATGGTCAAAGCAGGATTGGTTCATCCTTTAATCGGGGTAGAAAGGGACTGCAGTGAAGACCTTAGAAAAATCAAGAAATCTGTTTATACTCGCGAATTAGTAAAAGAGGTTTTCTTAATCTTTAAAAAGAAATATCCCCAGGTCTTTAGACAAGGGACTTTCGTTACTTGTTTACCTTTTGATACCAAAGAATCTATGTTGAATTTAGTAAAGTATGCCGTGGAGATAGATATTGATTACCCTGCCTTCCATCCTGTTGCCCCTGTTCCAGGTACTTACCTTCATCAAGAAGCCAAACAAAAGAATCTCTTGGAAGAAAAGGATTTCACAAAGTATGATTGGTCTACTCCCGTAATGCGTTCTTCCACCGGTTTATCCGGAGAGGATTTCGCTAATTTGAATATGGAACTTAATAAGAGATATGTCTTGTATCGTCCTCATTGGCTAGTCAGGGGCCTTTTTTCTCGCTACAAACACAAACGGGGGCTTTATTGGTGGTTTTTTAGAAATACTATAAAGATGATGCTTTTAGAGATTAGAGATATTATCTTAAGAAGAAAGAAATATAAGGGAATTACGGGTTTTATGCGTTTAAAAAGACCAAAATGGTATGATAATTGA